The Labeo rohita strain BAU-BD-2019 chromosome 19, IGBB_LRoh.1.0, whole genome shotgun sequence genome window below encodes:
- the si:ch211-264f5.6 gene encoding carcinoembryonic antigen-related cell adhesion molecule 5 — protein sequence MDFFNFRLPLLILAALGCYSEGSPLLNNKINGVIGKYVTFKTTVILTPNFVTVTWNFNDGSKIAPIITSIVPSNTDNVDEKYAGRISYNKTTFELQLGPLVKEDGGEYTLTIVTDKGQQLTGQVDLEVLEPVTDVMILSNPPEAVEFNSTVNLTCSAKGSFTYKWMNGSVPLVVDGTHIKLNQVGNVLTIAEVRRTDLRGPIFCIAENPLESGRSAAFNLTVSYGPEKVNMTQTPTDSFLKKGSNLTFSCLAQSDPPAQLLWKFNGEELPQKTTASLTLTNVQEINSGNYSCVAYNMKTKRYVSSQITVVSVLEALSGTNISSSSSVLIDGYSTVNITCSAAAGKAESVEWLKGDKPLTPSERVILSADKKTLTIVKVVKEDAGDYKCQLKNKVNKDESTYKMVINYGPLNVKVEGKNAVKFEEPAKLLCFADSVPISKYSWKLNGTVMNISQAEINIEKAKVTDSGIYTCEAFNPITGKTETKTHKLAVTEVGAVDEGLSGGAIAGIVIGVLVAVIIIACIIKRKKKANSDIPSPY from the exons ATGGATTTCTTTAACTTTAGGCTGCCTTTGCTTATTTTGGCTGCTCTTG GATGCTATTCCGAGGGCAGTCCGCTTCTCAATAACAAAATCAACGGCGTTATAG GTAAATATGTGACCTTCAAGACAACAGTCATCTTAACACCGAATTTTGTAACCGTAACATGGAATTTCAACGATGGTTCAAAAATTGCACCGATAATTACGAGCATTGTGCCATCAAACACCGACAACGTTGATGAGAAATACGCCGGCAGAATCAGCTACAATAAGACGACGTTCGAGCTTCAGCTTGGGCCACTGGTGAAGGAGGATGGAGGGGAATATACTCTCACTATAGTCACTGACAAGGGACAGCAACTGACCGGACAGGTTGATCTTGAGGTTCTTG AACCCGTAACTGACGTCATGATTTTGTCCAATCCGCCTGAAGCTGTTGAGTTTAACAGCACCGTGAATCTTACCTGCTCTGCCAAAGGCTCCTTTACCTACAAGTGGATGAACGGTTCAGTTCCTTTGGTGGTGGATGGCACACACATAAAACTAAACCAAGTCGGCAATGTGCTAACTATTGCAGAAGTTCGCCGTACAGATCTGCGAGGACCCATTTTTTGCATTGCAGAAAACCCGCTGGAGTCAGGGAGGAGCGCTGCCTTCAATCTCACCGTGAGCT ATGGCCCAGAGAAAGTCAACATGACACAAACTCCAACAGATTCATTCCTTAAGAAAGGCTCCAACTTAACCTTTTCATGCTTAGCCCAGTCTGACCCTCCCGCACAGCTCCTTTGGAAGTTTAATGGTGAGGAGCTACCTCAGAAGACCACGGCTAGCCTTACCCTCACCAATGTACAGGAAATAAACAGTGGAAACTATAGCTGTGTGGCCTACAACATGAAGACCAAGCGCTACGTTTCCTCGCAGATCACTGTGGTGTCTGTTCTGG AGGCCTTATCTGGAACAAATATCTCCAGCTCCTCATCAGTTCTCATTGATGGCTACAGTACAGTCAACATCACCTGCTCGGCAGCGGCTGGAAAAGCCGAAAGCGTGGAATGGCTGAAGGGCGACAAACCTCTGACCCCTAGTGAACGTGTCATTCTCTCAGCTGACAAGAAAACTCTGACCATCGTTAAAGTTGTTAAAGAGGATGCCGGTGACTACAAGTGCCAACTGAAGAACAAAGTCAACAAAGATGAAAGCACCTATAAGATGGTGATCAACT ATGGTCCACTGAACGTGAAAGTTGAAGGGAAGAATGCAGTGAAGTTTGAAGAACCTGCAAAATTACTCTGCTTTGCAGACTCTGTTCCTATCAGTAAATACTCATGGAAACTCAACGGTACAGTGATGAACATCAGCCAGGCAGAAATTAATATTGAAAAGGCCAAAGTCACGGACAGTGGCATCTACACCTGTGAGGCGTTCAACCCCATCACgggaaaaacagaaacaaagacACACAAACTTGCAGTCACAG AGGTTGGTGCTGTAGACGAGGGCCTGTCTGGTGGAGCGATTGCTGGGATTGTAATTGGCGTGCTTGTGGCCGTGATAATCATCGCTTGTATTATAAAGCGCAAGAAAAAAGCAAACTCAGA